The following proteins are encoded in a genomic region of Anguilla anguilla isolate fAngAng1 chromosome 15, fAngAng1.pri, whole genome shotgun sequence:
- the gulp1a gene encoding PTB domain-containing engulfment adapter protein 1 isoform X4: MNRAFNRKKDKSWMHTPEALAKHYIAYNAKFLGNTEVDQPKGTEVVRDAVRKLKFQRHIKKSEGQKTPKVELQISIYGVKLLDPKTKDVLYNCQLHRISFCADDKTDKRIFTFICKDSESNKHLCYVFDSEKCAEEITLTIGQAFDLAYKKFLESGGKDVETRKQIGGLQKRIQELETENSELKKQLQVLEEQLMLAQVSPAGSVPAKAAPTDVFDMIPFSPAPPLTPVPASNGTPPASAPTRPSHLSTDLFGAEPFDPFTCGAADFPPDIQSKLDEMQEGFKMGLTLEGTVFSLDPLDSRC; this comes from the exons ATGAATCGAGCGTTTAACAGGAAAAAAG ATAAGTCCTGGATGCACACTCCAGAGGCCCTGGCAAAACATTATATTGCATATAATGCCAAG TTCCTTGGAAACACAGAAGTTGATCAACCTAAAGGCACAGAAGTTGTGAGAGATGCAGTGAGAAAACTGAAA TTCCAGAGGCATATCAAGAAGTCTGAGGGCCAGAAAACTCCGAAAGTGGAACTGCAAATCTCAATCTACGGTGTGAAGCTATTAGACCCAAAAACAAAG GATGTGCTGTACAATTGCCAGTTGCACAGGATATCATTCTGCGCTGATGACAAAACTGACAAGAGGATTTTCACCTTCATTTGCAAAGACTCCGAGTCCAACAAACACCTCTGTTATGTGTTTGACAGTGAAAAATGC GCTGAGGAGATAACGCTAACCATCGGCCAGGCGTTTGACCTGGCGTACAAGAAGTTCCTGGAGTCTGGGGGGAAGGATGTGGAGACGAGGAAGCAGATTGGAGGCTTGCAGAAACGA ATTCAAGAATTAGAAACAGAGAATTCTGAGTTGAAAAAGCAACTGCAGGTTCTGGAGGAGCAGTTGATGCTAGCCCAAGTGTCGCCT GCAGGAAGTGTGCCTGCAAAAGCGGCTCCCACCGATGTTTTTGACATGATTCCattctctcctgctcctcctctgacACCGGTACCAGCCAGCAATGGCACGCCCCCGGCCTCGGCCCCAACAAGACCCTCTCATCTGA gTACAGACCTTTTCGGCGCTGAGCCGTTTGACCCCTTCACCTGCGGAGCGGCCGATTTCCCCCCCGACATCCAGTCCAAGCTGGACGAGATGCAG
- the gulp1a gene encoding PTB domain-containing engulfment adapter protein 1 isoform X5, translated as MNRAFNRKKDKSWMHTPEALAKHYIAYNAKFLGNTEVDQPKGTEVVRDAVRKLKFQRHIKKSEGQKTPKVELQISIYGVKLLDPKTKDVLYNCQLHRISFCADDKTDKRIFTFICKDSESNKHLCYVFDSEKCAEEITLTIGQAFDLAYKKFLESGGKDVETRKQIGGLQKRIQELETENSELKKQLQVLEEQLMLAQVSPAGSVPAKAAPTDVFDMIPFSPAPPLTPVPASNGTPPASAPTRPSHLSTDLFGAEPFDPFTCGAADFPPDIQSKLDEMQRQRWRGSKWD; from the exons ATGAATCGAGCGTTTAACAGGAAAAAAG ATAAGTCCTGGATGCACACTCCAGAGGCCCTGGCAAAACATTATATTGCATATAATGCCAAG TTCCTTGGAAACACAGAAGTTGATCAACCTAAAGGCACAGAAGTTGTGAGAGATGCAGTGAGAAAACTGAAA TTCCAGAGGCATATCAAGAAGTCTGAGGGCCAGAAAACTCCGAAAGTGGAACTGCAAATCTCAATCTACGGTGTGAAGCTATTAGACCCAAAAACAAAG GATGTGCTGTACAATTGCCAGTTGCACAGGATATCATTCTGCGCTGATGACAAAACTGACAAGAGGATTTTCACCTTCATTTGCAAAGACTCCGAGTCCAACAAACACCTCTGTTATGTGTTTGACAGTGAAAAATGC GCTGAGGAGATAACGCTAACCATCGGCCAGGCGTTTGACCTGGCGTACAAGAAGTTCCTGGAGTCTGGGGGGAAGGATGTGGAGACGAGGAAGCAGATTGGAGGCTTGCAGAAACGA ATTCAAGAATTAGAAACAGAGAATTCTGAGTTGAAAAAGCAACTGCAGGTTCTGGAGGAGCAGTTGATGCTAGCCCAAGTGTCGCCT GCAGGAAGTGTGCCTGCAAAAGCGGCTCCCACCGATGTTTTTGACATGATTCCattctctcctgctcctcctctgacACCGGTACCAGCCAGCAATGGCACGCCCCCGGCCTCGGCCCCAACAAGACCCTCTCATCTGA gTACAGACCTTTTCGGCGCTGAGCCGTTTGACCCCTTCACCTGCGGAGCGGCCGATTTCCCCCCCGACATCCAGTCCAAGCTGGACGAGATGCAG
- the gulp1a gene encoding PTB domain-containing engulfment adapter protein 1 isoform X2: MNRAFNRKKDKSWMHTPEALAKHYIAYNAKFLGNTEVDQPKGTEVVRDAVRKLKFQRHIKKSEGQKTPKVELQISIYGVKLLDPKTKDVLYNCQLHRISFCADDKTDKRIFTFICKDSESNKHLCYVFDSEKCAEEITLTIGQAFDLAYKKFLESGGKDVETRKQIGGLQKRIQELETENSELKKQLQVLEEQLMLAQVSPLLHINSTNEAYMTTRPSSLFWCHNLTSFSCLEISSVTLTPMSSPDSSLSAGLLTPPPAKPPLPKPRSGYSLPRPRAGSVPAKAAPTDVFDMIPFSPAPPLTPVPASNGTPPASAPTRPSHLSTDLFGAEPFDPFTCGAADFPPDIQSKLDEMQRQRWRGSKWD; the protein is encoded by the exons ATGAATCGAGCGTTTAACAGGAAAAAAG ATAAGTCCTGGATGCACACTCCAGAGGCCCTGGCAAAACATTATATTGCATATAATGCCAAG TTCCTTGGAAACACAGAAGTTGATCAACCTAAAGGCACAGAAGTTGTGAGAGATGCAGTGAGAAAACTGAAA TTCCAGAGGCATATCAAGAAGTCTGAGGGCCAGAAAACTCCGAAAGTGGAACTGCAAATCTCAATCTACGGTGTGAAGCTATTAGACCCAAAAACAAAG GATGTGCTGTACAATTGCCAGTTGCACAGGATATCATTCTGCGCTGATGACAAAACTGACAAGAGGATTTTCACCTTCATTTGCAAAGACTCCGAGTCCAACAAACACCTCTGTTATGTGTTTGACAGTGAAAAATGC GCTGAGGAGATAACGCTAACCATCGGCCAGGCGTTTGACCTGGCGTACAAGAAGTTCCTGGAGTCTGGGGGGAAGGATGTGGAGACGAGGAAGCAGATTGGAGGCTTGCAGAAACGA ATTCAAGAATTAGAAACAGAGAATTCTGAGTTGAAAAAGCAACTGCAGGTTCTGGAGGAGCAGTTGATGCTAGCCCAAGTGTCGCCT CTTCTGCATATAAACTCTACTAACGAGGCCTACATGACGACCAGGCCGTCCTCTCTCTTCTGGTGTCACAACCTGACTTCGTTCTCCTGCTTAGAAATCTCTTCTGTCACTCTCACTCCTATGAGCTCCCCCGACTCTAGCCTGTCCGCTGGCCTgttaacccctccccctgctaAACCCCCTCTGCCAAAGCCCCGCAGCGGATACAGCCTCCCCCGCCCTCGA GCAGGAAGTGTGCCTGCAAAAGCGGCTCCCACCGATGTTTTTGACATGATTCCattctctcctgctcctcctctgacACCGGTACCAGCCAGCAATGGCACGCCCCCGGCCTCGGCCCCAACAAGACCCTCTCATCTGA gTACAGACCTTTTCGGCGCTGAGCCGTTTGACCCCTTCACCTGCGGAGCGGCCGATTTCCCCCCCGACATCCAGTCCAAGCTGGACGAGATGCAG
- the gulp1a gene encoding PTB domain-containing engulfment adapter protein 1 isoform X3, protein MNRAFNRKKDKSWMHTPEALAKHYIAYNAKFLGNTEVDQPKGTEVVRDAVRKLKFQRHIKKSEGQKTPKVELQISIYGVKLLDPKTKDVLYNCQLHRISFCADDKTDKRIFTFICKDSESNKHLCYVFDSEKCAEEITLTIGQAFDLAYKKFLESGGKDVETRKQIGGLQKRLLHINSTNEAYMTTRPSSLFWCHNLTSFSCLEISSVTLTPMSSPDSSLSAGLLTPPPAKPPLPKPRSGYSLPRPRAGSVPAKAAPTDVFDMIPFSPAPPLTPVPASNGTPPASAPTRPSHLSTDLFGAEPFDPFTCGAADFPPDIQSKLDEMQEGFKMGLTLEGTVFSLDPLDSRC, encoded by the exons ATGAATCGAGCGTTTAACAGGAAAAAAG ATAAGTCCTGGATGCACACTCCAGAGGCCCTGGCAAAACATTATATTGCATATAATGCCAAG TTCCTTGGAAACACAGAAGTTGATCAACCTAAAGGCACAGAAGTTGTGAGAGATGCAGTGAGAAAACTGAAA TTCCAGAGGCATATCAAGAAGTCTGAGGGCCAGAAAACTCCGAAAGTGGAACTGCAAATCTCAATCTACGGTGTGAAGCTATTAGACCCAAAAACAAAG GATGTGCTGTACAATTGCCAGTTGCACAGGATATCATTCTGCGCTGATGACAAAACTGACAAGAGGATTTTCACCTTCATTTGCAAAGACTCCGAGTCCAACAAACACCTCTGTTATGTGTTTGACAGTGAAAAATGC GCTGAGGAGATAACGCTAACCATCGGCCAGGCGTTTGACCTGGCGTACAAGAAGTTCCTGGAGTCTGGGGGGAAGGATGTGGAGACGAGGAAGCAGATTGGAGGCTTGCAGAAACGA CTTCTGCATATAAACTCTACTAACGAGGCCTACATGACGACCAGGCCGTCCTCTCTCTTCTGGTGTCACAACCTGACTTCGTTCTCCTGCTTAGAAATCTCTTCTGTCACTCTCACTCCTATGAGCTCCCCCGACTCTAGCCTGTCCGCTGGCCTgttaacccctccccctgctaAACCCCCTCTGCCAAAGCCCCGCAGCGGATACAGCCTCCCCCGCCCTCGA GCAGGAAGTGTGCCTGCAAAAGCGGCTCCCACCGATGTTTTTGACATGATTCCattctctcctgctcctcctctgacACCGGTACCAGCCAGCAATGGCACGCCCCCGGCCTCGGCCCCAACAAGACCCTCTCATCTGA gTACAGACCTTTTCGGCGCTGAGCCGTTTGACCCCTTCACCTGCGGAGCGGCCGATTTCCCCCCCGACATCCAGTCCAAGCTGGACGAGATGCAG
- the gulp1a gene encoding PTB domain-containing engulfment adapter protein 1 isoform X1, whose product MNRAFNRKKDKSWMHTPEALAKHYIAYNAKFLGNTEVDQPKGTEVVRDAVRKLKFQRHIKKSEGQKTPKVELQISIYGVKLLDPKTKDVLYNCQLHRISFCADDKTDKRIFTFICKDSESNKHLCYVFDSEKCAEEITLTIGQAFDLAYKKFLESGGKDVETRKQIGGLQKRIQELETENSELKKQLQVLEEQLMLAQVSPLLHINSTNEAYMTTRPSSLFWCHNLTSFSCLEISSVTLTPMSSPDSSLSAGLLTPPPAKPPLPKPRSGYSLPRPRAGSVPAKAAPTDVFDMIPFSPAPPLTPVPASNGTPPASAPTRPSHLSTDLFGAEPFDPFTCGAADFPPDIQSKLDEMQEGFKMGLTLEGTVFSLDPLDSRC is encoded by the exons ATGAATCGAGCGTTTAACAGGAAAAAAG ATAAGTCCTGGATGCACACTCCAGAGGCCCTGGCAAAACATTATATTGCATATAATGCCAAG TTCCTTGGAAACACAGAAGTTGATCAACCTAAAGGCACAGAAGTTGTGAGAGATGCAGTGAGAAAACTGAAA TTCCAGAGGCATATCAAGAAGTCTGAGGGCCAGAAAACTCCGAAAGTGGAACTGCAAATCTCAATCTACGGTGTGAAGCTATTAGACCCAAAAACAAAG GATGTGCTGTACAATTGCCAGTTGCACAGGATATCATTCTGCGCTGATGACAAAACTGACAAGAGGATTTTCACCTTCATTTGCAAAGACTCCGAGTCCAACAAACACCTCTGTTATGTGTTTGACAGTGAAAAATGC GCTGAGGAGATAACGCTAACCATCGGCCAGGCGTTTGACCTGGCGTACAAGAAGTTCCTGGAGTCTGGGGGGAAGGATGTGGAGACGAGGAAGCAGATTGGAGGCTTGCAGAAACGA ATTCAAGAATTAGAAACAGAGAATTCTGAGTTGAAAAAGCAACTGCAGGTTCTGGAGGAGCAGTTGATGCTAGCCCAAGTGTCGCCT CTTCTGCATATAAACTCTACTAACGAGGCCTACATGACGACCAGGCCGTCCTCTCTCTTCTGGTGTCACAACCTGACTTCGTTCTCCTGCTTAGAAATCTCTTCTGTCACTCTCACTCCTATGAGCTCCCCCGACTCTAGCCTGTCCGCTGGCCTgttaacccctccccctgctaAACCCCCTCTGCCAAAGCCCCGCAGCGGATACAGCCTCCCCCGCCCTCGA GCAGGAAGTGTGCCTGCAAAAGCGGCTCCCACCGATGTTTTTGACATGATTCCattctctcctgctcctcctctgacACCGGTACCAGCCAGCAATGGCACGCCCCCGGCCTCGGCCCCAACAAGACCCTCTCATCTGA gTACAGACCTTTTCGGCGCTGAGCCGTTTGACCCCTTCACCTGCGGAGCGGCCGATTTCCCCCCCGACATCCAGTCCAAGCTGGACGAGATGCAG